A genomic region of Macaca mulatta isolate MMU2019108-1 chromosome 5, T2T-MMU8v2.0, whole genome shotgun sequence contains the following coding sequences:
- the PCDH10 gene encoding protocadherin-10 isoform X1 has translation MIVLLFFALLWMVEGVFSQLHYTVQEEQEHGTFVGNIAEDLGLDITKLSARGFQTVPNSRTPYLDLNLETGVLYVNEKIDREQICKQSPSCVLHLEVFLENPLELFQVEIEVLDINDNPPSFPEPDLTVEISESATPGTRFPLESAFDPDVGTNSLRDYEITPNSYFSLDVQTQGDGNRFAELVLEKPLDREQQAVHRYVLTAVDGGGGGGVGEGGGGGGGAGLPPQQQRTGTALLTIRVLDSNDNVPAFDQPVYTVSLPENSPPGTLVIQLNATDPDEGQNGEVVYSFSSHISPRARELFGLSPRTGRLEVSGELDYEESPVYQVYVQAKDLGPNAVPAHCKVLVRVLDANDNAPEISFSTVKEAVSEGAAPGTVVALFSVTDRDSEENGQVQCELLGDVPFRLKSSFKNYYTIVTEAPLDREAGDSYTLTVVARDRGEPALSTSKSIQVQVSDVNDNAPRFSQPVYDVYVTENNVPGAYIYAVSATDRDEGANAQLAYSILECQIQGMSVFTYVSINSENGYLYALRSFDYEQLKDFSFQVEARDAGSPQALAGNATVNILIVDQNDNAPAIVAPLPGRNGTPAREVLPRSAEPGYLLTRVAAVDADDGENARLTYSIVRGNEMNLFRMDWRTGELRTARRVPAKRDPQRPYELVIEVRDHGQPPLSSTATLVVQLVDGAVEPQGGGGSGGGGSGEHQRPSRSGGGETSLDLTLILIIALGSVSFIFLLAMIVLAVRCQKEKKLNIYTCLASDCCLCCCCCGGGGSTCCGRQARARKKKLSKSDIMLVQSSNVPSNPAQVPVEESGGFGSHHHNQNYCYQVCLTPESAKTDLMFLKPCSPSRSTDTEHNPCGAIVTGYTDQQPDIISNGGILSNETKHQRAELSYLVDRPRRVNSSAFQEADIVSSKDSGHGDSEQGDSDHDATNRAQSAGMDLFSNCTEECKALGHSDRCWMPSFVPSDGRQAADYRSNLHVPGMDSVPDTEVFETPEAQPGAERSFSTFGKEKALHSTLERKELDGLLSNTRAPYKPPYLKLLWRQLRGETHVAQDQGLSTTT, from the exons ATGATTGTGCTATTATTCTTTGCCTTGCTCTGGATGGTGGAAGGAGTCTTTTCCCAGCTTCACTACACGGTACAGGAGGAGCAGGAACATGGCACTTTCGTGGGGAATATCGCTGAAGATCTGGGTCTGGACATTACAAAACTTTCGGCTCGCGGGTTTCAGACGGTGCCAAACTCAAGGACCCCCTACTTAGACCTCAACCTGGAGACCGGGGTGCTGTACGTGAACGAGAAAATAGACCGCGAGCAAATCTGCAAACAGAGCCCCTCCTGTGTCCTGCACCTGGAGGTCTTTCTGGAGAATCCCCTGGAGCTGTTCCAGGTGGAGATCGAGGTGCTGGACATTAATGACAACCCCCCCTCTTTCCCGGAGCCGGACCTGACGGTGGAAATCTCTGAAAGCGCCACACCAGGCACTCGCTTCCCCTTGGAGAGCGCATTCGACCCAGACGTGGGCACCAACTCCTTGCGCGACTACGAGATCACCCCCAACAGCTACTTCTCCCTGGACGTGCAGACCCAGGGGGATGGCAACCGATTCGCTGAGCTGGTGCTGGAGAAGCCACTGGACCGAGAGCAGCAAGCGGTGCACCGCTACGTGCTGACCGCGGTGGacgggggaggagggggaggagtaggagaaggagggggaggtgGCGGGGGAGCAGGCCTGCCCCCCCAGCAGCAGCGCACCGGCACGGCCCTACTCACCATCCGAGTGCTGGACTCCAATGACAATGTGCCCGCTTTCGACCAACCCGTCTACACTGTGTCCCTACCAGAGAACTCGCCCCCAGGCACTCTCGTGATCCAGCTCAACGCCACCGACCCGGACGAGGGCCAGAACGGTGAGGTCGTGTACTCCTTCAGCAGCCACATTTCGCCCCGGGCGCGGGAGCTTTTCGGACTCTCGCCGCGCACTGGCCGACTGGAGGTAAGCGGCGAGTTGGACTATGAAGAGAGCCCAGTGTACCAAGTGTACGTGCAAGCCAAGGACCTGGGCCCCAACGCCGTGCCTGCGCACTGCAAGGTGCTAGTGCGAGTGTTGGATGCTAACGACAACGCGCCAGAGATCAGCTTCAGCACCGTGAAGGAGGCGGTGAGCGAGGGTGCGGCGCCCGGCACTGTGGTGGCCCTTTTCAGCGTGACTGACCGCGACTCAGAGGAGAATGGGCAGGTGCAGTGCGAGCTACTGGGAGACGTGCCTTTCCGCCTCAAGTCTTCATTTAAGAATTACTACACCATCGTTACCGAAGCCCCTCTGGACCGAGAGGCGGGGGATTCCTACACCCTGACCGTAGTGGCCCGGGACCGGGGCGAGCCTGCGCTCTCCACCAGTAAGTCGATCCAGGTACAAGTGTCGGATGTGAACGACAACGCGCCGCGTTTCAGCCAGCCGGTCTACGACGTGTATGTGACTGAGAACAACGTGCCTGGCGCCTACATCTACGCGGTGAGCGCCACCGACCGCGATGAGGGCGCCAACGCCCAGCTTGCCTACTCTATCCTCGAGTGCCAGATCCAAGGCATGAGCGTCTTCACCTACGTGTCTATCAACTCTGAGAACGGCTACTTGTACGCCCTGCGCTCCTTCGACTATGAGCAGCTCAAGGACTTCAGTTTTCAGGTGGAAGCCCGGGACGCTGGCAGCCCCCAGGCGCTGGCGGGTAACGCCACTGTCAACATCCTCATAGTAGATCAAAATGACAACGCCCCTGCCATCGTGGCGCCTCTACCAGGGCGCAACGGGACTCCAGCTCGTGAGGTGCTGCCCCGCTCGGCTGAGCCGGGTTACCTGCTCACCCGCGTGGCCGCCGTGGACGCGGACGATGGCGAGAACGCCCGGCTCACTTATAGCATCGTGCGTGGCAACGAAATGAACCTCTTTCGCATGGACTGGCGCACCGGGGAGCTGCGCACAGCGCGCCGAGTCCCGGCCAAGCGCGACCCCCAGCGGCCTTATGAGCTGGTGATCGAGGTGCGCGACCATGGGCAGCCGCCCCTGTCCTCTACCGCCACCCTGGTGGTTCAGCTGGTGGATGGCGCCGTGGAGCCCCAGGGCGGGGGCGGGAGCGGAGGCGGAGGGTCAGGAGAGCACCAGCGCCCCAGCCGCTCTGGCGGCGGGGAAACCTCGCTAGACCTCACCCTCATCCTCATCATCGCGTTGGGCTCGGTGTCCTTCATCTTCCTGCTGGCCATGATCGTGCTGGCCGTGCGTTGCCAAAAAGAGAAGAAGCTCAACATCTACACTTGTCTGGCCAGCGattgctgcctctgctgctgctgctgcggtGGTGGAGGTTCGACCTGCTGTGGCCGCCAAGCCCGCGCGCGCAAGAAGAAACTCAGCAAGTCGGACATCATGCTGGTGCAGAGCTCCAATGTGCCCAGTAACCCGGCCCAGGTGCCGGTGGAGGAGTCCGGGGGCTTTggctcccaccaccacaaccagaaTTACTGCTACCAGGTCTGCCTGACCCCAGAGTCCGCCAAGACCGACCTGATGTTTCTTAAGCCCTGCAGCCCTTCGCGGAGTACGGACACTGAGCACAACCCCTGCGGGGCCATAGTCACCGGTTACACCGACCAGCAGCCTGATATCATCTCCAACGGAGGCATTTTGTCCAACGAG actaAACACCAGCGAGCAGAGCTCAGCTATCTAGTTGACAGACCTCGCCGAGTTAACAG TTCTGCATTCCAGGAAGCCGACATAGTAAGCTCTAAGGACAGTGGTCATGGAGACAGTGAACAGGGAGATAGTGATCATGATGCCACCAACCGTGCCCAGTCAGCTG GTATGGATCTCTTCTCCAATTGCACTGAGGAATGTAAAGCTCTGGGCCACTCAGATCGGTGCTGGATGCCTTCTTTTGTCCCTTCTGATGGACGCCAGGCTGCTGATTATCGCAGCAATCTGCATGTTCCCGGCATGGACTCTGTTCCAGACACTGAGGTGTTTGAAACTCCAGAAGCCCAGCCTGGGGCAGAGCGGTCCTTCTCCACCTTTGGCAAAGAGAAGGCCCTTCACAGCACTCTGGAGAGGAAGGAGCTGGACGGACTGCTGTCTAATACGCGAGCGCCTTACAAACCACCATATTTGA
- the PCDH10 gene encoding protocadherin-10 isoform X2, with protein MIVLLFFALLWMVEGVFSQLHYTVQEEQEHGTFVGNIAEDLGLDITKLSARGFQTVPNSRTPYLDLNLETGVLYVNEKIDREQICKQSPSCVLHLEVFLENPLELFQVEIEVLDINDNPPSFPEPDLTVEISESATPGTRFPLESAFDPDVGTNSLRDYEITPNSYFSLDVQTQGDGNRFAELVLEKPLDREQQAVHRYVLTAVDGGGGGGVGEGGGGGGGAGLPPQQQRTGTALLTIRVLDSNDNVPAFDQPVYTVSLPENSPPGTLVIQLNATDPDEGQNGEVVYSFSSHISPRARELFGLSPRTGRLEVSGELDYEESPVYQVYVQAKDLGPNAVPAHCKVLVRVLDANDNAPEISFSTVKEAVSEGAAPGTVVALFSVTDRDSEENGQVQCELLGDVPFRLKSSFKNYYTIVTEAPLDREAGDSYTLTVVARDRGEPALSTSKSIQVQVSDVNDNAPRFSQPVYDVYVTENNVPGAYIYAVSATDRDEGANAQLAYSILECQIQGMSVFTYVSINSENGYLYALRSFDYEQLKDFSFQVEARDAGSPQALAGNATVNILIVDQNDNAPAIVAPLPGRNGTPAREVLPRSAEPGYLLTRVAAVDADDGENARLTYSIVRGNEMNLFRMDWRTGELRTARRVPAKRDPQRPYELVIEVRDHGQPPLSSTATLVVQLVDGAVEPQGGGGSGGGGSGEHQRPSRSGGGETSLDLTLILIIALGSVSFIFLLAMIVLAVRCQKEKKLNIYTCLASDCCLCCCCCGGGGSTCCGRQARARKKKLSKSDIMLVQSSNVPSNPAQVPVEESGGFGSHHHNQNYCYQVCLTPESAKTDLMFLKPCSPSRSTDTEHNPCGAIVTGYTDQQPDIISNGGILSNETKHQRAELSYLVDRPRRVNSSAFQEADIVSSKDSGHGDSEQGDSDHDATNRAQSAGMDLFSNCTEECKALGHSDRCWMPSFVPSDGRQAADYRSNLHVPGMDSVPDTEVFETPEAQPGAERSFSTFGKEKALHSTLERKELDGLLSNTRAPYKPPYLTRKRIC; from the exons ATGATTGTGCTATTATTCTTTGCCTTGCTCTGGATGGTGGAAGGAGTCTTTTCCCAGCTTCACTACACGGTACAGGAGGAGCAGGAACATGGCACTTTCGTGGGGAATATCGCTGAAGATCTGGGTCTGGACATTACAAAACTTTCGGCTCGCGGGTTTCAGACGGTGCCAAACTCAAGGACCCCCTACTTAGACCTCAACCTGGAGACCGGGGTGCTGTACGTGAACGAGAAAATAGACCGCGAGCAAATCTGCAAACAGAGCCCCTCCTGTGTCCTGCACCTGGAGGTCTTTCTGGAGAATCCCCTGGAGCTGTTCCAGGTGGAGATCGAGGTGCTGGACATTAATGACAACCCCCCCTCTTTCCCGGAGCCGGACCTGACGGTGGAAATCTCTGAAAGCGCCACACCAGGCACTCGCTTCCCCTTGGAGAGCGCATTCGACCCAGACGTGGGCACCAACTCCTTGCGCGACTACGAGATCACCCCCAACAGCTACTTCTCCCTGGACGTGCAGACCCAGGGGGATGGCAACCGATTCGCTGAGCTGGTGCTGGAGAAGCCACTGGACCGAGAGCAGCAAGCGGTGCACCGCTACGTGCTGACCGCGGTGGacgggggaggagggggaggagtaggagaaggagggggaggtgGCGGGGGAGCAGGCCTGCCCCCCCAGCAGCAGCGCACCGGCACGGCCCTACTCACCATCCGAGTGCTGGACTCCAATGACAATGTGCCCGCTTTCGACCAACCCGTCTACACTGTGTCCCTACCAGAGAACTCGCCCCCAGGCACTCTCGTGATCCAGCTCAACGCCACCGACCCGGACGAGGGCCAGAACGGTGAGGTCGTGTACTCCTTCAGCAGCCACATTTCGCCCCGGGCGCGGGAGCTTTTCGGACTCTCGCCGCGCACTGGCCGACTGGAGGTAAGCGGCGAGTTGGACTATGAAGAGAGCCCAGTGTACCAAGTGTACGTGCAAGCCAAGGACCTGGGCCCCAACGCCGTGCCTGCGCACTGCAAGGTGCTAGTGCGAGTGTTGGATGCTAACGACAACGCGCCAGAGATCAGCTTCAGCACCGTGAAGGAGGCGGTGAGCGAGGGTGCGGCGCCCGGCACTGTGGTGGCCCTTTTCAGCGTGACTGACCGCGACTCAGAGGAGAATGGGCAGGTGCAGTGCGAGCTACTGGGAGACGTGCCTTTCCGCCTCAAGTCTTCATTTAAGAATTACTACACCATCGTTACCGAAGCCCCTCTGGACCGAGAGGCGGGGGATTCCTACACCCTGACCGTAGTGGCCCGGGACCGGGGCGAGCCTGCGCTCTCCACCAGTAAGTCGATCCAGGTACAAGTGTCGGATGTGAACGACAACGCGCCGCGTTTCAGCCAGCCGGTCTACGACGTGTATGTGACTGAGAACAACGTGCCTGGCGCCTACATCTACGCGGTGAGCGCCACCGACCGCGATGAGGGCGCCAACGCCCAGCTTGCCTACTCTATCCTCGAGTGCCAGATCCAAGGCATGAGCGTCTTCACCTACGTGTCTATCAACTCTGAGAACGGCTACTTGTACGCCCTGCGCTCCTTCGACTATGAGCAGCTCAAGGACTTCAGTTTTCAGGTGGAAGCCCGGGACGCTGGCAGCCCCCAGGCGCTGGCGGGTAACGCCACTGTCAACATCCTCATAGTAGATCAAAATGACAACGCCCCTGCCATCGTGGCGCCTCTACCAGGGCGCAACGGGACTCCAGCTCGTGAGGTGCTGCCCCGCTCGGCTGAGCCGGGTTACCTGCTCACCCGCGTGGCCGCCGTGGACGCGGACGATGGCGAGAACGCCCGGCTCACTTATAGCATCGTGCGTGGCAACGAAATGAACCTCTTTCGCATGGACTGGCGCACCGGGGAGCTGCGCACAGCGCGCCGAGTCCCGGCCAAGCGCGACCCCCAGCGGCCTTATGAGCTGGTGATCGAGGTGCGCGACCATGGGCAGCCGCCCCTGTCCTCTACCGCCACCCTGGTGGTTCAGCTGGTGGATGGCGCCGTGGAGCCCCAGGGCGGGGGCGGGAGCGGAGGCGGAGGGTCAGGAGAGCACCAGCGCCCCAGCCGCTCTGGCGGCGGGGAAACCTCGCTAGACCTCACCCTCATCCTCATCATCGCGTTGGGCTCGGTGTCCTTCATCTTCCTGCTGGCCATGATCGTGCTGGCCGTGCGTTGCCAAAAAGAGAAGAAGCTCAACATCTACACTTGTCTGGCCAGCGattgctgcctctgctgctgctgctgcggtGGTGGAGGTTCGACCTGCTGTGGCCGCCAAGCCCGCGCGCGCAAGAAGAAACTCAGCAAGTCGGACATCATGCTGGTGCAGAGCTCCAATGTGCCCAGTAACCCGGCCCAGGTGCCGGTGGAGGAGTCCGGGGGCTTTggctcccaccaccacaaccagaaTTACTGCTACCAGGTCTGCCTGACCCCAGAGTCCGCCAAGACCGACCTGATGTTTCTTAAGCCCTGCAGCCCTTCGCGGAGTACGGACACTGAGCACAACCCCTGCGGGGCCATAGTCACCGGTTACACCGACCAGCAGCCTGATATCATCTCCAACGGAGGCATTTTGTCCAACGAG actaAACACCAGCGAGCAGAGCTCAGCTATCTAGTTGACAGACCTCGCCGAGTTAACAG TTCTGCATTCCAGGAAGCCGACATAGTAAGCTCTAAGGACAGTGGTCATGGAGACAGTGAACAGGGAGATAGTGATCATGATGCCACCAACCGTGCCCAGTCAGCTG GTATGGATCTCTTCTCCAATTGCACTGAGGAATGTAAAGCTCTGGGCCACTCAGATCGGTGCTGGATGCCTTCTTTTGTCCCTTCTGATGGACGCCAGGCTGCTGATTATCGCAGCAATCTGCATGTTCCCGGCATGGACTCTGTTCCAGACACTGAGGTGTTTGAAACTCCAGAAGCCCAGCCTGGGGCAGAGCGGTCCTTCTCCACCTTTGGCAAAGAGAAGGCCCTTCACAGCACTCTGGAGAGGAAGGAGCTGGACGGACTGCTGTCTAATACGCGAGCGCCTTACAAACCACCATATTTGA